The Acetobacteroides hydrogenigenes genome contains the following window.
TAAGAATATTCAGCTAGACAACGAGATTAAGAAGCTGCTTGAGCTGGTTCAACAGCTGCGCAAGGAAGACAACGAGGCGTTTAAGGAGCATATCGAGCAGATACGTACCTCGAGCGACATCCAAATTATCCCATTTCTTGTAGAGCTGCTTGCCGAAGAGAGGGTTGATGATGAAAAGAAGGAGGCCATCCTCTCCCTAATCATGGACATTAAGCACCACGATGCGCCCAAGCTGCTGGTACAAGGAATTGAAAAGCTTAAAGGAACCGACCAGCTGCAGCCCTACCTTTCGGCGCTATGGCAGAACTCGCTCTCGTTTGCGCCCTACATCGACACGTTTGTGGATATCGCCCTAACTGCCGACTACCTTACCGCCTACGATGCCTTTACCGTTATCGAGAACTCGTGCAGCGAGGCTTCGGATGAAACGCTGGATGCTGCCATCCTTAAGTTGAAGAACGGCTACACCGCCGAGGACGAGAGCAAGAAGCCTATGATCCTTGAGCTGATTAAGGTGCTGGAGGACATCAAGGCGCTCCCTAAAGAGGAGTAGGTGTCCTTCTAAAAAGAAGAAGTTAAACGGAAGGTAATCGGAAGTTATACTGAAGGTAAAAGGAAGTGGAGCGAAGCGACATCCCTCCTTAGCGGGATTATACTGAAGTTAATCGAATTTACCTTACCATAGAACAACAGCCCCAACAGAGTTACACTGTTGGGGCTGTTGATTTATATACTGTAAGCCTCTGTCAGCTCCTTTACAAAGTCGTGAACCAGCACCTTTAGCTCCTCGGGCTCCTCTACCCTAACGCTACCTCCTCCGAATATCACCCAGCGCGAGAAGCCCCAAAGGTCGGAGTTACGGAAGTGCAGCCTCATCCACCTTTCGTCGTGCTCCTCGTCGTAGGTAAAGCCGTACCAGTACTTCGACTCCTTGATGTGGTGCTGGCTATCGCGGGCAACCAGCAGCGTAATCTTGTGCATGCCCTCGCGATTCTGCACCCGCTCGAAGTACTCGTCGAGGCAAATGTGAGCATTTTTCGAAAAGGGAATATTGGTTCTTTCAAGCTTCAGGATTCGGTCGATGCGCAAATCGCGGTAGTCGTTGCGCAGTTGGCAGTAGCCAATCAGGTGCCAGCTGTTGCCGTAGTAGATCATCCCTATGGGCTCCACGCGCCGAAGCGTTACCTGGTTGGTGTACCCGGCATGGTACTCCACATCGAGCGCTGTTTTGCCGATAATAGCTTGCTGAACATCGGCCAGCAGCGCCTGCTCGCGGTTGTCGCCATGGTTCTGACGGCCAAATACCAGAATGTTATCCTGCAGCTTCTCCAGCGCATCCTTCTCCTTGGCGTTGAGCACCGACTTGATCTTGAAGAGCGCCGACTGGCACGACTCGCGCGTTTGCGAGTCGCTCATCTGCTCCACGAACTTAGCCCCCATGAGCAGCGCCGATGCCTCGGCGTTGGTAAAGCGTACCGGGGGCAGGTGGTAGCTCTCGGAGAGGAAGTACCCCACCCCCGCCTCCGAGCCGATGGGCACGCCCGCCTCCTCCAGCGCCCTGATATCGCGGTACACGGTGCGGATGCTCAGGTCGAAGCGTTCGGCCAGCTCGGCGGCAGTTACCACCTTCTTGCTTTGCAGATGTATAAGTATTGCCTGTAGGCGATCTATTCGGTTCATTGGGTAAATTTACATTATGCAAGGACAGCTCAGCTTTTTTGCTGTAACAAACGGCTCATGGATTTCGCTTTTTAAAATTTAGGCCACTCCAGTTCGAAGGTTATCCCCCGCTGGCGGGGGTTCGGGGGTGGATTTTCGAAAGCCTATAGTCATCGTTAGTATTGCATCTTTACCTTTAACGTGCATTTTCCACCCCCTGCCCCCGCCAGCGGGGGATACGCCTTGTGCAACGATAGGCCGATTCCTCAACGTCTACATTTTCCATGAAAAATGGATTTTTGTAAAAGCGGAATCCCTGCCACAAAGCTGCACAGAGCATCCAAGTGCACTGTTTTGCCTACGCCCAACGAAGCCTTTACGCACTCCAAATTCCATTCTTAAAGAGCTGAAACCATTTCTCCATATCATGGTCGTTATACAGCTTCAGCGTTGCGAATACTTCCCTCGCAAACTCAATAGGGGCTATGCCTTTGGCAGTAATGATATGCTCATCAGTAACGGCAAGGTCATTTACATAGCAGCTTTCTCCCGAATAGCCGGGGGCTGCTCCCTTTAGGTAGTACAGGTCGTTGCTGGTATGCTTCAGGTGGTTTAGGAATCCTAGTTCGCCAAGGTAGGCCGTAGCAGCACAGATAGCGGCAATCGTCCGCTTTTCGGCAAATAGCGCTTTCGCCAATGTGCCTATTTCACGGTTTTCGCCCTTTTCCCAGGACACTCCCCCCGGAATAATCAGCATGTGAACATCGCCTACGCTTACTTCGTTCAACGACATTTCGGGTACCACCCGTAAACCTCCCATCGACAGTACCGGCTTGCCATCGGCGGAAAAGTAGATCAGCTCAAACGCATCGTTCTTACTAATCTCGGGCGAAAGGTAAGCGATTTCCCAGTCCGAATATCCATTAAACAGGAATACAAATATCTTCCTCTTCATATGCTTGGTATTGAATTAGCCTAGGCAAGCCTACGCTTTTGTTTGTTGCGGCCTGAGGTCGCTTAATGTAAGGCCATAGGCCTTGACCGCTAAAGCGGAGCGAAGACGCTCCGCATAGCAGGAGGACTACTCTATATTTTTTGCCGCTGCAGAGCTGCATGGATCTTCCAAGTGCACCTTTTTACCTGCGCCGAACGGATTCTACGAAAAAAGTACGCTTTTTGATCCGCGCCGGCTGGCGCAAGCCTCCAAGTGCGCTTTTTTTGCTGCGCCGCGCGGATTCAACCTTCCAAGTGCACCTTTTTACCTGCGCCGAACGGATTCTACGAAAAAAGTACACTTTTTGATCCGCGCCGGCTGGCGCAAGCCTCCAAGTGCGCTTTTTTTGCTGCGCCGCGCGGATTCAACCTTCCAAGTGCACCTTTTTGCCTGCGCCGAACGGATTCTACGAAAAAAGTACGCTTTTTGATCCGCGCCGGCTGGCGCAAGCCTCCAAGTGCGCTTTTTTTGCTGCGCCACGCAGATTTAACCTTCCAAGTCGACTTTTTTGTT
Protein-coding sequences here:
- a CDS encoding helix-turn-helix transcriptional regulator, which produces MNRIDRLQAILIHLQSKKVVTAAELAERFDLSIRTVYRDIRALEEAGVPIGSEAGVGYFLSESYHLPPVRFTNAEASALLMGAKFVEQMSDSQTRESCQSALFKIKSVLNAKEKDALEKLQDNILVFGRQNHGDNREQALLADVQQAIIGKTALDVEYHAGYTNQVTLRRVEPIGMIYYGNSWHLIGYCQLRNDYRDLRIDRILKLERTNIPFSKNAHICLDEYFERVQNREGMHKITLLVARDSQHHIKESKYWYGFTYDEEHDERWMRLHFRNSDLWGFSRWVIFGGGSVRVEEPEELKVLVHDFVKELTEAYSI
- a CDS encoding DJ-1/PfpI family protein, whose amino-acid sequence is MKRKIFVFLFNGYSDWEIAYLSPEISKNDAFELIYFSADGKPVLSMGGLRVVPEMSLNEVSVGDVHMLIIPGGVSWEKGENREIGTLAKALFAEKRTIAAICAATAYLGELGFLNHLKHTSNDLYYLKGAAPGYSGESCYVNDLAVTDEHIITAKGIAPIEFAREVFATLKLYNDHDMEKWFQLFKNGIWSA